A single window of Methylobacterium nodulans ORS 2060 DNA harbors:
- a CDS encoding Do family serine endopeptidase has product MTEPVPASRFHRKALASVAAVTLVATGALGTAFLPPSTPVLAQALPQTPITVPEHPPGSFAPIVNRVKPGVVSVKVSLKDGADDDDGPGSVQNLPPQLREFFRRFGENGMPNRPHRNGGRAAQGSGFFISPDGYVVTNNHVVENAQSVEVTLDDGRTLAAKVIGTDPKTDLALLKVTEGGPFPYVKLAHGAPQVGDWVVAIGNPFGLGGTVTAGIVSARGRDIGAGPYDDFLQIDAPINKGNSGGPTFNVSGEVVGVNTAIASPSGGNVGLAFAIPSETVQAVVDQLRTDGKVARGYLGLQIQPVTKDIAEGLGLDKAKGALVTSTQDGTPAAKAGLKSGDVVQAVNGEPVSDARELSRRIAAMKPGTKVELSYLRGGKTDTATVELGTLPNDIKVASRDERGRGSDAQPRLGLSLAPADAVGAGTEGVAVVNVDPDGPAAAKGIEPGDIILDVGGQPVSSVSDVQSRIRSAERDGRKAVLMRIKSDKGVRFVAIGLQNKNG; this is encoded by the coding sequence ATGACCGAGCCCGTTCCCGCGTCCCGTTTCCACCGCAAGGCCCTCGCCTCCGTGGCGGCCGTGACGCTCGTGGCGACGGGCGCGCTCGGCACCGCCTTCCTGCCGCCGAGCACGCCGGTCCTCGCCCAGGCTCTGCCGCAGACCCCGATCACGGTCCCCGAGCACCCGCCGGGCAGCTTCGCGCCCATCGTCAACAGGGTGAAGCCCGGCGTCGTCTCCGTGAAGGTGTCGCTCAAGGACGGCGCCGACGACGATGACGGGCCGGGCAGCGTCCAGAACCTGCCGCCGCAATTGCGCGAGTTCTTCCGCCGCTTCGGCGAGAACGGCATGCCCAACCGGCCGCACCGCAACGGGGGGCGGGCCGCGCAGGGCTCGGGCTTCTTCATCTCGCCCGACGGCTACGTCGTCACCAACAACCACGTGGTGGAGAACGCCCAGTCGGTCGAGGTCACCCTCGATGACGGCCGCACCCTCGCCGCGAAGGTCATCGGCACCGACCCCAAGACCGACCTCGCGCTCCTCAAGGTCACGGAGGGCGGCCCGTTCCCGTACGTGAAGCTCGCCCACGGCGCGCCGCAGGTCGGCGACTGGGTGGTGGCGATCGGCAACCCGTTCGGTCTCGGCGGCACGGTCACGGCCGGCATCGTCTCGGCCCGCGGCCGCGACATCGGCGCCGGCCCCTATGACGACTTCCTGCAGATCGATGCGCCGATCAACAAGGGCAATTCGGGCGGCCCGACCTTCAACGTCTCGGGCGAGGTCGTGGGCGTCAACACCGCCATCGCCTCGCCGTCCGGCGGCAATGTGGGGCTGGCCTTCGCGATCCCCTCGGAGACCGTGCAGGCGGTCGTCGACCAGCTGCGCACAGACGGCAAGGTCGCCCGCGGCTATCTGGGCCTCCAGATCCAGCCGGTGACGAAGGACATCGCCGAGGGTCTGGGCCTCGACAAGGCGAAGGGCGCCCTCGTCACCAGCACGCAGGACGGCACCCCGGCCGCGAAGGCGGGCCTCAAGTCCGGCGACGTGGTGCAGGCGGTCAACGGCGAGCCCGTGAGCGATGCCCGCGAGCTGTCGCGCAGAATCGCCGCGATGAAGCCCGGCACCAAGGTCGAGCTCTCCTACCTGCGGGGCGGCAAGACCGACACCGCCACGGTGGAGCTCGGGACCCTGCCGAACGACATCAAGGTGGCCTCCCGCGACGAGCGCGGGCGGGGCAGCGATGCCCAGCCGCGGCTCGGCCTCAGCCTCGCGCCCGCGGATGCGGTCGGGGCCGGCACCGAGGGCGTTGCGGTGGTGAATGTCGATCCGGACGGCCCGGCGGCGGCCAAGGGCATCGAGCCGGGCGACATCATCCTGGATGTCGGCGGCCAGCCGGTCTCCTCGGTCTCCGACGTTCAGAGCCGCATCCGCAGCGCGGAGCGCGACGGCCGCAAGGCGGTGCTGATGCGGATCAAGAGCGACAAGGGGGTGCGCTTCGTCGCCATCGGCCTCCAGAACAAGAACGGCTGA
- a CDS encoding nickel/cobalt efflux transporter, with the protein MTPFADLLQQGTAHAWLFVPSAVLLGALHGLEPGHSKTMMAAFIIAVRGTVAQAVLLGLAATLSHTAVVWAIALGGQSFGREWGAEAAEPYFQLASAGIIVGIALWMAWRTWREQHHHHHHHDEPRRIATRDGLLTLAVFEDGVPPRWRIHAERGPLPAAREVSVETLRPDGTRQRFAFADRGAFLESLEEIPEPHAFTARLHRDGPAGAETHEQVFEEHDHAHMNLGDEDDAHARAHAQDIRRRFAGRTVTTGQIVLFGLTGGLIPCPAAITVLLLCIQLKQFSLGFALVVCFSIGLALTMVSAGVLAALSVRQVSRRWSGLGIIARRAPYASAALIVLVGLYTGWLGWQGLRHGAEAHAGLLPAAQAAGQGGGT; encoded by the coding sequence ATGACCCCGTTCGCCGACCTGCTCCAGCAGGGGACCGCGCATGCCTGGCTGTTCGTGCCGAGCGCGGTGCTGCTCGGCGCCCTGCACGGGCTGGAGCCCGGCCATTCCAAGACCATGATGGCGGCCTTCATCATCGCGGTGCGCGGGACCGTCGCGCAGGCGGTGCTGCTGGGGCTCGCGGCGACGCTCTCGCACACGGCGGTCGTCTGGGCGATCGCGCTCGGCGGGCAGTCTTTCGGCCGGGAATGGGGGGCTGAGGCCGCCGAGCCCTATTTCCAGCTCGCCTCGGCCGGCATCATCGTCGGCATCGCGCTCTGGATGGCGTGGCGGACGTGGCGCGAGCAGCATCATCACCATCATCACCATGACGAGCCCCGCCGCATCGCCACGCGGGACGGGCTGCTGACGCTGGCGGTGTTCGAGGACGGCGTGCCGCCGCGCTGGCGCATCCACGCGGAACGCGGCCCGCTCCCGGCGGCCCGGGAGGTGAGCGTCGAGACCCTGCGGCCAGACGGCACCCGGCAGCGTTTCGCCTTCGCCGACCGGGGCGCCTTCCTGGAGAGCCTGGAGGAGATCCCGGAGCCGCACGCCTTCACGGCCCGGCTGCACCGGGACGGCCCCGCCGGCGCGGAGACCCATGAGCAGGTCTTCGAGGAGCACGATCACGCCCACATGAATCTCGGCGACGAGGACGACGCGCATGCCCGGGCGCATGCCCAGGACATCCGGCGGCGCTTCGCGGGCCGCACCGTGACCACCGGCCAGATCGTCCTGTTCGGCCTGACCGGCGGCCTGATCCCGTGCCCGGCGGCCATCACGGTCCTGCTCCTGTGCATCCAGCTCAAGCAGTTCAGCCTCGGCTTCGCGCTCGTCGTCTGCTTCAGCATCGGGCTCGCCCTGACGATGGTGTCGGCGGGCGTGCTCGCGGCCCTGAGCGTCCGGCAGGTCTCGCGCCGCTGGTCCGGGCTCGGCATCATCGCCCGGCGCGCGCCCTACGCCTCGGCGGCGCTCATCGTGCTGGTGGGCCTCTATACCGGCTGGCTCGGCTGGCAGGGCCTCCGGCACGGCGCGGAGGCGCATGCCGGACTGCTCCCAGCCGCGCAGGCGGCCGGACAGGGGGGCGGCACCTGA
- a CDS encoding AAA family ATPase — translation MAILDHTGRRDPPHPDRLAENPAPSAPERRQLTVMFCDLVDSTVLASRLDPEDLRDVLRSYQGLCAEVVARHGGFVAQFQGDGIVIYFGFPMAHEDSVEAAVRAGLEILRRVPELRVSTETDAQVRIGVATGVVVVEDATETPGTRTAIIGQVPNLAARIQAAAAPGTLVIADASRRLLGSLFDLTDLGPHRLKGIADEVVLWRVDGAREHAARSEGRRSGAVHVGRLRELEALSESWALAESGQGQVVLVRGEPGIGKSALLRAWTSRLGDAPAGALAGPDVTRVALQCSPRHTHSPWYPLLAHLRRVSGLAPDDPPALRREKIERLLAPERRDEGVPLLAHLLSVPLEDAPPDPDLTSDQRKAATLRLLLDELIGLTARRPVVMVVEDAQWADPTTEELARLVIDRLAGRRLLLLVTARPEYQPAWADRPAVRQLTLTGLDAGEAEELVRGLAQSRPLAAQERRDIVAKADGVPLFIEELTHAVLEVRDGPGSGPEVSRVPSTLQDIIMARLDRLGSAKPIAQIGAALGRSFTWTMLQRIAERPDRDLAAALGEIVQAGLLSEQSGAAGTTYLFKHALVQDAAYESLLRASRRTLHARIAAVLEADFPDIAETEPETVAHHLRGAQLFHRAAAASLRAGQRAAARFANPEAIQHFRAGIEDLARVRGEETGLLGPRLHLGLAQAFYVVKGPAHDDTVAAYARAQEFLDDLSDPDERFSLLWGIFSGHHFAARFAPAEASARKCLDLARRDGDSTHLCQAHRMLGYVCFFRGDLPGAQAHFREIRRLYRPDPHRGLAPIFGADCQVGAAGFECVILCAEGRVVEAVAMAEANLYHARLLGHPASIGWALASACYVHHYRGDRPATRAAAAEGVAFCRAHAIAAWGLHCKVFLAWSAAAGPERADLAAEIVGDIADAATRTRLGLPQLRGLAAEALLLCGDPEPALDQVRIALDEIAQTGQAFFGPALLRLRGLCALARGETDAEAWLRKAVAAARAMGAGLLEERARADLAALAQQAGRRTRRELVRALLAAPDPAGPPRRP, via the coding sequence ATGGCGATCCTCGACCACACCGGACGGCGGGACCCGCCGCATCCGGACCGGCTCGCCGAGAACCCGGCGCCCTCCGCTCCCGAGCGGCGGCAGCTCACCGTGATGTTCTGCGACCTCGTGGATTCGACGGTGCTGGCCTCCCGGCTCGATCCGGAGGACCTGCGCGACGTGCTGCGCAGCTACCAGGGCCTGTGCGCCGAGGTCGTCGCGCGCCACGGGGGCTTCGTCGCGCAGTTCCAGGGCGACGGCATCGTGATCTATTTCGGCTTCCCCATGGCCCACGAGGACAGCGTGGAAGCGGCGGTGCGGGCGGGGCTCGAGATCCTGCGGCGGGTGCCGGAGCTGCGGGTATCGACCGAGACCGACGCCCAGGTCCGCATCGGCGTCGCGACCGGCGTGGTCGTTGTCGAGGATGCGACCGAGACCCCGGGCACGCGCACGGCCATCATCGGCCAGGTGCCGAACCTCGCCGCCCGCATCCAGGCCGCCGCCGCCCCCGGCACCCTGGTGATTGCCGATGCATCGCGCCGGCTCCTGGGCTCCCTGTTCGACCTCACGGATCTCGGCCCCCACCGGCTCAAGGGTATCGCGGACGAGGTGGTGCTGTGGCGCGTCGACGGCGCGCGCGAGCACGCCGCCCGCTCCGAGGGGCGCCGCAGCGGCGCTGTTCATGTCGGGCGCCTGCGGGAGCTCGAAGCCCTCTCCGAGAGCTGGGCGCTCGCCGAGTCGGGCCAGGGGCAGGTGGTGCTGGTGCGGGGCGAGCCCGGGATCGGCAAATCCGCCCTGCTGCGCGCCTGGACGAGCCGGCTTGGCGATGCACCCGCGGGTGCCCTTGCGGGCCCCGACGTGACGCGCGTCGCGCTCCAGTGCTCGCCGCGGCACACGCATAGCCCGTGGTATCCGCTGCTCGCGCATCTGCGGCGCGTCTCCGGCCTCGCTCCGGACGACCCGCCCGCGCTCCGGCGGGAGAAGATCGAGCGGCTGCTCGCGCCGGAGCGGCGGGACGAGGGCGTGCCTCTCCTCGCCCATCTCCTCTCGGTGCCCCTGGAGGATGCGCCTCCGGACCCGGACCTGACCTCGGACCAGCGCAAGGCGGCGACCCTGCGCCTCCTCCTCGACGAGCTGATCGGCCTCACCGCGCGCAGGCCCGTGGTGATGGTGGTCGAGGACGCGCAATGGGCCGACCCGACCACCGAGGAGCTGGCCCGCCTCGTCATCGACCGGCTCGCGGGGCGGCGGCTGCTCCTCCTCGTCACGGCCCGCCCCGAATACCAGCCCGCCTGGGCCGACCGGCCGGCCGTCCGGCAGCTGACCCTCACGGGCCTCGATGCCGGCGAGGCGGAGGAGCTGGTCCGGGGCCTGGCGCAGAGCCGGCCGCTCGCAGCGCAGGAGCGGCGCGACATCGTCGCCAAGGCCGACGGCGTCCCGCTCTTCATCGAGGAACTCACCCATGCGGTGCTGGAGGTGCGGGACGGTCCCGGCTCCGGCCCCGAGGTCTCCCGCGTCCCCTCGACCCTCCAGGACATCATCATGGCGCGGCTCGACCGGCTCGGCAGCGCCAAGCCGATCGCCCAGATCGGAGCGGCGCTCGGCCGCTCCTTCACCTGGACGATGCTGCAGCGCATCGCGGAGCGCCCGGATCGCGACCTTGCCGCGGCGCTCGGCGAGATCGTCCAGGCGGGCCTGCTCTCGGAGCAGAGCGGGGCGGCCGGCACGACCTACCTGTTCAAGCACGCCCTCGTGCAGGACGCAGCCTACGAGAGCCTGCTGCGGGCGAGCCGCCGCACCCTCCATGCCCGGATCGCCGCCGTCCTCGAGGCGGATTTCCCGGACATCGCCGAGACCGAGCCCGAGACCGTCGCGCATCACCTGCGGGGGGCGCAGCTCTTCCACCGGGCGGCGGCGGCCTCCCTGAGGGCCGGGCAGCGGGCGGCGGCGCGCTTCGCCAACCCGGAAGCGATCCAGCACTTCCGGGCCGGCATCGAGGACCTCGCCCGGGTCCGGGGCGAGGAGACCGGGCTGCTCGGCCCCCGGCTCCATCTCGGCCTCGCCCAGGCCTTCTACGTCGTGAAGGGCCCCGCCCACGACGACACGGTGGCGGCCTATGCGAGGGCGCAGGAATTCCTGGACGACCTCAGCGATCCGGACGAGCGCTTCTCCCTCCTGTGGGGCATCTTCTCGGGGCACCATTTCGCCGCCCGCTTCGCGCCCGCGGAGGCCTCGGCCCGGAAATGCCTCGACCTCGCCCGCCGCGACGGGGATTCGACGCATCTCTGCCAAGCGCACCGCATGCTCGGCTATGTCTGCTTCTTCCGGGGCGACCTGCCGGGCGCGCAGGCGCATTTCCGGGAGATCCGCCGCCTCTACCGGCCGGACCCGCACCGGGGCCTCGCTCCCATCTTCGGGGCCGACTGCCAGGTCGGGGCCGCCGGGTTCGAGTGCGTCATCCTGTGCGCGGAGGGCCGCGTCGTGGAGGCGGTCGCGATGGCCGAGGCGAATCTCTACCATGCGCGCCTTCTCGGCCATCCGGCGAGCATCGGCTGGGCGCTCGCCTCCGCCTGCTACGTGCATCACTACCGGGGCGACCGGCCGGCGACGCGGGCGGCCGCCGCGGAGGGCGTCGCGTTCTGCCGCGCCCATGCCATCGCGGCCTGGGGCCTGCACTGCAAGGTCTTCCTGGCCTGGTCCGCCGCGGCGGGGCCCGAGCGGGCCGATCTCGCCGCCGAGATCGTCGGCGACATCGCGGATGCCGCCACGCGCACGCGGCTCGGCCTGCCGCAGCTCCGGGGCCTCGCGGCCGAGGCGCTGCTGCTCTGCGGCGATCCCGAGCCGGCGCTGGATCAGGTCCGAATCGCCCTCGACGAGATCGCGCAGACCGGACAGGCCTTCTTCGGGCCGGCGCTCCTGCGCCTGCGCGGGCTGTGCGCGCTCGCCCGCGGCGAGACCGACGCCGAGGCGTGGCTGCGCAAGGCGGTCGCCGCAGCCCGGGCCATGGGGGCGGGGCTCCTGGAAGAGCGCGCGAGGGCAGACCTCGCGGCCCTCGCGCAGCAGGCAGGCCGCCGGACGCGCCGGGAGCTGGTGCGGGCCCTGCTCGCTGCGCCCGATCCCGCCGGACCGCCGCGCCGTCCCTGA
- a CDS encoding YnfA family protein, which translates to MTTLLAYVGAALAEIAGCFAVWAWLRLGRSPLWLGPGLASLALFAVLLTRVESGAAGRAYAAYGGVYIAASLVWLWGVEGQRPDRWDLGGAALCLAGTAVILLGPRG; encoded by the coding sequence ATGACGACCCTCCTGGCCTATGTCGGTGCGGCGCTCGCCGAGATCGCCGGATGCTTCGCGGTCTGGGCGTGGCTGCGCCTCGGCCGGTCGCCGCTGTGGCTCGGGCCCGGCCTCGCCTCGCTCGCCCTGTTCGCCGTCCTGCTGACGCGGGTGGAGAGCGGGGCCGCCGGCCGGGCCTACGCGGCCTATGGGGGCGTCTACATCGCGGCCTCTCTCGTCTGGCTCTGGGGTGTGGAGGGGCAGCGGCCGGACCGCTGGGACCTCGGCGGCGCGGCCCTCTGCCTCGCCGGCACCGCCGTGATCCTGCTCGGCCCGCGCGGCTGA
- a CDS encoding cytochrome P450 yields the protein MPSANQIALRLVTKAPGFWQFVSDTPALRGWTNRLFINLITGSAPPRPYPFSLWGPGTAPCAPYTSWTGLVERRFSGRHLPPATPAEVDALPPVRDLDALFRRTGAMQPCPKSSALFCFFAQWFTDSFLRTDPDDLRCNTSNHEIDLCQIYGLCVADTDILRSHRDGLLKSQIIDAEEYPPFLFDETGEHVRDEFRGLSYVNKDGTGYRNPILTGAFDTPERRRSLFASGLERGNSTIFYCALNTVFLREHNRLCRRLRAEHADWDDDRLFETARAVNIAQLLEIVIRDYINHLSTTRFRVFPEVGFAERRPWYRTNRIAGEFDLLYRWHPLVPTAMTLEGAPLPDDRFRFNNALLVEKGLVAVLHAAASQRAGKITLGNTPWFLVPADLAAMEKSRAWRIKPYNDYRERFGLPRVTSFEELTGDRDLAERLRAVYAHVDQVDFLVGLFAEARAPDAPLGDLMTLMVGSDAFSQALTNPLLSCHVYGADTFSPAGLAGLETTSTLEDVVRRNADLGDRRANFTFGAPPERDPPGSFGPPGLRKFFDTVDFLFVSGWERFFARRRTLHRSTVFKVNLFQPTVVVLDQQGIGALFADPDLIQDYGFGRAVPPRPLVGSVTPSIFESGEAHDGPKRLYLRLLDWRAATLQPVFAETFGQYAARWTSRPRFAWADEIEDFAATFVFRWLLGTEADPADVRLVYGNIFTQRFTALTQFIPWSNYARSRRAYERILDVVRRAPDFPRIAEMAAEEGLHDREALAKQLAFLVGMNSFLGLQNLMKSLVGELSLHPAWQEALRQEDLRQETGLPAGRPATPLLDRVIRETLRLHPPVSFVFGRAIRDRSLDSESGRFRIRKGELVMGVIPFAQNDPVHVPRADVFDPDRFADPRTGARPLIWPRGLEHALVRAQDRTCPGKDAAFATARLFCTALVRDYAWTLTERPVWERRRFSLNVAAPKGPLTVERFVRKEETG from the coding sequence GTGCCATCGGCCAATCAGATCGCCCTCAGGCTCGTGACGAAGGCGCCAGGATTCTGGCAGTTCGTCAGCGACACGCCGGCCTTGCGTGGCTGGACCAACCGCCTCTTCATCAACCTGATCACGGGAAGCGCGCCGCCGCGTCCCTATCCGTTCTCCCTCTGGGGTCCCGGGACGGCGCCCTGCGCTCCCTACACCTCATGGACCGGCCTCGTGGAGCGCCGGTTCTCCGGGCGCCATCTTCCGCCGGCGACACCCGCGGAGGTCGATGCGCTCCCGCCCGTCCGTGATCTCGATGCGCTCTTCCGCCGGACGGGCGCCATGCAGCCCTGCCCGAAGAGCTCGGCCCTGTTCTGCTTCTTCGCGCAGTGGTTCACCGACAGCTTCCTGCGCACCGACCCGGACGACCTCCGCTGCAACACCTCCAACCACGAGATCGACCTCTGCCAGATCTACGGCCTGTGCGTGGCGGACACGGACATCCTGCGCAGCCACCGGGACGGCCTGCTGAAGTCGCAGATCATCGACGCGGAGGAATACCCGCCCTTCCTGTTCGACGAGACCGGCGAGCATGTGCGGGACGAGTTCAGGGGCCTGTCGTATGTCAATAAAGACGGCACCGGCTACCGCAACCCGATCCTGACCGGCGCGTTCGACACGCCCGAGCGCCGCCGGTCCCTGTTCGCGTCGGGCCTGGAGCGGGGCAATTCCACGATCTTCTACTGCGCCCTGAACACGGTGTTCCTGCGGGAGCACAACCGCCTGTGCCGCCGCCTGCGGGCCGAGCATGCCGACTGGGACGACGACCGCCTGTTCGAGACGGCGCGCGCCGTCAACATCGCCCAGCTGCTCGAGATCGTCATCCGCGACTACATCAACCATCTCTCGACGACCCGCTTCCGGGTCTTCCCCGAGGTCGGCTTCGCGGAGCGCCGGCCCTGGTACCGGACGAACCGCATCGCCGGAGAGTTCGATCTCCTCTACCGCTGGCATCCCCTGGTCCCGACCGCGATGACCCTCGAGGGGGCGCCGCTGCCGGATGACCGGTTCCGCTTCAACAACGCCCTCTTGGTGGAGAAGGGGCTCGTCGCGGTGCTGCACGCGGCGGCGAGCCAGCGCGCGGGCAAGATCACGCTCGGCAACACCCCCTGGTTCCTGGTTCCGGCGGACCTCGCCGCGATGGAGAAGTCGCGGGCGTGGCGGATCAAGCCCTACAACGACTACCGCGAGCGCTTCGGCCTGCCCCGCGTGACCTCGTTCGAAGAACTCACCGGGGACCGGGACCTGGCCGAGCGGCTGCGCGCCGTCTACGCCCATGTCGACCAGGTCGATTTCCTGGTCGGCCTCTTCGCCGAGGCGCGCGCGCCTGACGCGCCGCTCGGCGACCTGATGACGCTGATGGTCGGCTCCGACGCCTTCTCGCAGGCGCTCACCAACCCCCTCCTGTCCTGCCACGTCTACGGGGCCGATACCTTCTCGCCCGCGGGCCTCGCCGGCCTCGAGACGACCTCGACGCTCGAGGACGTGGTGCGCCGCAACGCCGACCTCGGCGACCGACGGGCGAATTTCACCTTCGGGGCGCCGCCGGAGCGCGATCCGCCCGGCTCCTTCGGACCGCCCGGGCTGAGGAAGTTTTTCGACACGGTGGACTTTCTGTTCGTCAGCGGCTGGGAGCGGTTCTTCGCAAGGCGGCGCACCCTCCACCGCAGCACGGTCTTCAAGGTCAACCTGTTCCAGCCGACCGTCGTGGTGCTCGACCAGCAGGGCATCGGGGCGCTCTTCGCCGATCCGGACCTGATCCAGGATTACGGGTTCGGCCGGGCGGTGCCGCCCCGGCCGCTCGTCGGCTCCGTGACGCCGAGCATCTTCGAGAGCGGGGAGGCCCATGACGGCCCCAAGCGCCTCTATCTGCGCCTGCTGGACTGGCGCGCGGCCACGCTGCAGCCGGTCTTCGCCGAGACCTTCGGGCAGTACGCCGCCCGCTGGACCTCCCGGCCGCGTTTCGCCTGGGCGGACGAGATCGAGGACTTCGCCGCGACCTTCGTGTTCCGCTGGCTCCTCGGGACGGAGGCCGATCCGGCCGACGTGCGGCTCGTCTACGGCAACATCTTCACGCAGCGCTTCACGGCCCTGACGCAGTTCATCCCCTGGTCGAACTACGCCCGCTCGCGCCGCGCCTACGAGCGGATCCTCGACGTGGTGCGGCGGGCCCCGGATTTCCCCCGCATCGCCGAGATGGCGGCCGAGGAGGGCCTGCACGACCGCGAGGCGCTCGCCAAGCAGCTCGCCTTCCTGGTCGGGATGAACAGCTTCCTCGGCCTTCAGAACCTGATGAAGTCCCTCGTCGGGGAGCTGAGCCTGCACCCCGCGTGGCAGGAGGCCCTGCGGCAGGAAGACCTGCGGCAGGAGACCGGCCTTCCTGCGGGCAGGCCCGCGACGCCGCTCCTCGACCGCGTCATCCGCGAGACGCTGCGCCTGCATCCGCCGGTATCCTTCGTTTTCGGGCGCGCCATCCGCGACCGCAGCCTCGATTCGGAATCCGGCCGGTTCCGGATCCGGAAGGGCGAGCTGGTGATGGGCGTGATCCCCTTCGCCCAGAACGATCCAGTGCACGTGCCGCGCGCCGACGTCTTCGATCCGGACCGCTTCGCGGATCCGCGAACCGGCGCACGTCCCCTGATCTGGCCGCGCGGCCTCGAGCACGCCCTGGTGCGGGCACAGGACCGCACCTGCCCGGGGAAGGACGCGGCCTTCGCCACCGCCCGGCTCTTCTGCACCGCTCTGGTGCGGGATTATGCGTGGACGCTCACCGAGCGTCCGGTCTGGGAGCGGCGGCGCTTCTCGCTGAACGTGGCCGCCCCGAAGGGTCCCCTGACGGTCGAACGCTTCGTGAGAAAGGAGGAGACCGGGTGA
- a CDS encoding metal/formaldehyde-sensitive transcriptional repressor: MSHTIEHKTKLLGRIRRIKGQAEAVERALEAEIGCADVLMLVASMRGALNGLTAELMEEHIRHHVVNPDSEPDSERARGAAELIDVVRTYLK; the protein is encoded by the coding sequence ATGTCCCACACGATCGAACACAAGACGAAGCTGCTCGGCCGCATCCGGCGGATCAAAGGGCAGGCGGAGGCGGTCGAGCGCGCCCTCGAGGCGGAGATCGGCTGCGCAGATGTGCTGATGCTCGTCGCCTCGATGCGCGGGGCCCTCAACGGCCTCACCGCCGAGCTGATGGAGGAGCACATCCGCCACCACGTCGTGAACCCGGACAGCGAGCCGGATTCGGAGCGCGCCAGGGGTGCGGCCGAGCTGATCGACGTGGTGCGCACCTACCTTAAGTGA
- a CDS encoding LysE family translocator: MPELANLLAFGLVALGMVLTPGPNMVYLVSRSICQGRAAGLISLGGVALGFVFYMLCAAFGITAIVMAVPYAYDALRFAGALYLLYLAWQAVKPGGRSPFQVKELPKDSAKKLFMMGFITNLLNPKIAVMYLSLLPQFISPENGSVLTQSLMLGGTQIIISVAVNAAIALAAGSIAVFLSSRPTWIAVQRWLMGTVLAGLAVRMATESRR, translated from the coding sequence ATGCCTGAATTAGCCAACTTGCTTGCATTCGGCCTCGTTGCTCTCGGCATGGTCCTGACCCCGGGACCAAACATGGTCTACCTGGTTTCACGTTCAATCTGCCAAGGTCGTGCAGCGGGACTCATATCCTTAGGTGGCGTTGCTCTTGGCTTTGTATTTTACATGCTATGCGCCGCATTCGGAATCACAGCCATTGTTATGGCCGTTCCCTATGCCTATGACGCGCTCCGCTTCGCAGGCGCATTGTACTTGCTCTATCTTGCGTGGCAGGCCGTAAAGCCGGGTGGGCGATCGCCATTTCAGGTCAAGGAACTGCCGAAGGACAGCGCGAAGAAGCTGTTCATGATGGGTTTCATTACCAATCTGCTCAATCCAAAGATTGCAGTTATGTATCTTTCGCTGCTGCCGCAGTTCATAAGCCCGGAGAATGGCAGCGTATTGACGCAATCATTGATGTTGGGTGGCACGCAGATCATCATCAGCGTCGCGGTGAACGCGGCAATAGCTTTGGCTGCGGGATCAATTGCTGTGTTTTTGTCGAGCCGTCCGACATGGATCGCCGTACAGCGGTGGTTGATGGGAACGGTCCTGGCGGGACTTGCAGTTCGTATGGCTACGGAGTCGCGCCGCTAA